The DNA region CGCTTTCCGGTCAGCTCATGGTTAACAGTGAGGAAAGTGTCAGGACTGAACAGTTACAGCTGAATATAGGGAGTAACCAGCTGAATCTGAATGGCTATATCGACCAGAACTGGAATTTGAAGGGCGTGATTGATGCACCGGATCTCACGGAACTCTATCCACTACTAAGCGGTGATTTGTCGGGCGATTTCGAACTGACAGGCAGCAGGGATTTGCCCCATGTCGCTTACCGTTTAATGGCAGAACAACTGGCCATCAACAGGCTGGTAATAGATGGATTGCAGTCAGAAGGCTCTTTAAAAGACCTCAAGGCTTTGGATAATCAGGCTCATTTGCAGATTGATTCTCTGAAGATTGATCAACAGAGGTTACAGGCTATAGAAATAGCCATTACCGGCAATCCTGAGGCACACCAGCTATCGGCAAAGACAGAAGGCAAATCACTATCCAGCCATTTACAGCTTGAAGGATCGCTGCTGGATAAACAGTGGAACGGTAAAGTTAAGGTACTTAAAACCTTATCGTTGCTGGGGCAGTGGGATTTGCAGAAAGCCTTTACCCTCAGTGCGACACAGCAGAAGGTTGAATTCCAGTCGTTCTGCCTGACCTCTCTGCCTGCCAGCCTATGCCTGGGTAAAGGTAATGCAGGCAACAGGCAGGCAAATATCAGCTTTGAACTGAAACAGCTGGACGTTGCACGCTTTACGCCTTTATTGCCTGAAGGCCTGCAATGGCAGTCCGAACTGAACGCTTCGGGTAAGGTCGTGTTGAGGGAGGGTAAGCCTTCTATCAGCCTGAACCTTCACACACCCGGAGGTCAGCTGAATGTTGCTGAATTACAGGGCGAGTATGACAAACTGGTGCTTAATGCTGTTCTGGGTGGTAATCAGTTAAACAGTAAACTTCAATTTGAGTCCTCACAGCTGGGGAATGCTGATCTCAGCATAAAGGTAACGGATATTGAAAAATCCCGTTTACTGGACGGGCAGCTCACCATTGACCACCTGATGCTTGAGATCTTTCAACCCTTTATACCGGGTACCCGTCATCTAAGCGGTATTGCCAGGGCCGGTTTACAGATGCGAGGCTCTCTCCATAACCCATTATTGCAAGGAGAAGTGGTCATCAGTGATGTTGCCCTGAGCAGTGAGTTCTGTGACATAAGCCGTATAAACAGCAGGATGCAGATTCAGGGGAGTAGCGCAGTTGTCAGCAGTCAGTTGCAGGTGGGAGAGGGCCTTGGTGACATTAATGGAACTCTGTCGTGGAAAAGAGGTCAGTTCACCGGACTTCTGCATCTGACCCGGTAACGAATTGC from Endozoicomonas sp. NE40 includes:
- a CDS encoding translocation/assembly module TamB domain-containing protein, translating into MKRIISGLFAIIVLCFTAVASLLLTSTGNRWLWQFACEQLPSRFGELQGDLEGSLLQGWQFRTLSWHRSDLEADLKVDIQQLSFSLSPEHLLRGELFIDQLSIERIGIENLSTRQNKEQETDFSDIEIPSFTMPLPVEIKTLNIRELDYSQRGYSEQEKTWQFQNIGLAARAEKQTFSIQQFEVTHDSASLLASASITLSAPYPVSAQLAFSPGIFPADSFLLDIALHDKLLLPDTSVSVSGYLTDYRIELSSQPGKEKNSTLLLNGALSGSFEQLFIHSLEAQWQQQAASASGQLSWQHGIDWQGTFTFRNLNPGLWLADYPGQLSGTVRSSASAADQEWEVEVPQLQVSGVLREFPVTLSGQLMVNSEESVRTEQLQLNIGSNQLNLNGYIDQNWNLKGVIDAPDLTELYPLLSGDLSGDFELTGSRDLPHVAYRLMAEQLAINRLVIDGLQSEGSLKDLKALDNQAHLQIDSLKIDQQRLQAIEIAITGNPEAHQLSAKTEGKSLSSHLQLEGSLLDKQWNGKVKVLKTLSLLGQWDLQKAFTLSATQQKVEFQSFCLTSLPASLCLGKGNAGNRQANISFELKQLDVARFTPLLPEGLQWQSELNASGKVVLREGKPSISLNLHTPGGQLNVAELQGEYDKLVLNAVLGGNQLNSKLQFESSQLGNADLSIKVTDIEKSRLLDGQLTIDHLMLEIFQPFIPGTRHLSGIARAGLQMRGSLHNPLLQGEVVISDVALSSEFCDISRINSRMQIQGSSAVVSSQLQVGEGLGDINGTLSWKRGQFTGLLHLTR